A section of the Lampris incognitus isolate fLamInc1 chromosome 8, fLamInc1.hap2, whole genome shotgun sequence genome encodes:
- the LOC130117046 gene encoding alpha-crystallin B chain-like — MDIPIQYPWYRRALGPRLSDLPSVESLSDWPLIWPLSWSLPWIRPSFMRWLNWPENGHTEMRVEKDRYIIYLDVKHFSPEEISVNVTGEFITVHAKHEERQDDHGFVSREFLRKYKLPMGTSCNEVTSSLSSDGVLTITTPRSPTTPEHAIPIICEDGATKQKK; from the exons ATGGATATCCCCATCCAATACCCCTGGTACCGCCGAGCTCTCGGCCCTCGTCTCTCTGACCTGCCCTCGGTAGAATCCCTCTCTGATTGGCCACTTATCTGGCCTCTCTCTTGGTCCCTCCCCTGGATACGCCCTTCCTTCATGCGCTGGCTCAACTGGCCTGAAAATGGACACACTGAG ATGCGCGTGGAGAAGGATCGGTATATCATTTATCTGGATGTGAAGCATTTCTCCCCTGAGGAGATATCTGTCAATGTCACTGGGGAGTTCATCACAGTACATGCCAAGCATGAGGAGAGGCAG GATGACCATGGCTTTGTGTCAAGGGAATTTCTGAGGAAGTACAAGCTTCCTATGGGCACCTCCTGTAATGAAGTCACTTCAAGTCTGTCAAGCGATGGCGTGCTGACAATCACTACCCCTCGGTCCCCTACCACCCCGGAGCATGCCATTCCTATCATCTGTGAAGATGGggcaacaaaacaaaagaagTAG
- the mia gene encoding melanoma-derived growth regulatory protein, which produces MASKLCFVVLLCILLPFSESGRQMPKLSDKKLCADAECSHPILIARALEDYYPGDCRFIPIRQGQLIYVYAMLKDRGNLFWAGSVQDSYYGQQEARIGHFPSSVAEETHALMPATVEVKTDKWDFYCH; this is translated from the exons ATGGCTTCAAaactttgttttgttgtgttacttTGCATTTTGCTGCCGTTTTCTGAGTCAGGAAGACAGATGCCCAAACTCTCTGACAAGAAACTCTGCGCTGATGCAGAGTGTAGCC ACCCCATTTTGATAGCCCGTGCGCTGGAGGACTACTATCCTGGAGACTGTAGGTTCATCCCCATCCGACAGGGACAGCTCATCTATGTCTATGCCATGCTAAAGGACAGAGGGAACCTCTTCTGGGCAGGAAGT GTGCAGGACTCGTACTATGGACAGCAGGAGGCTCGCATTGGACATTTTCCCAGCAGTGTTGCGGAGGAGACGCATGCTCTCATGCCAGCCACCGTTGAAGTAAAAACTGAT AAATGGGACTTCTACTGTCACTGA
- the bicdl2 gene encoding BICD family-like cargo adapter 2 — protein sequence MFSPRKNSLPSPSLEDSFFPLSPSSSHSVSLALASTSSHLSGEVDGGGGIETDLFLAAELGQALLDKNEELAATLQQRERELETLKQEKHVLQRKLEMNELASGQRESELTSDLATLRAELERHHSQGRDRRRDDSEQLTQLASHNQRLVEQLAEAVTLEHSLRTELRSLREEMEESSFNRNISYTQLENIQAENKVLQERMSHMEKQLRASQEDTDRLRSEREALREKLMEVQAKLREKETEIEQEQGVVFELRTLNRSLQQKALGLGEESVLENTHTQPLSLLSEIQQSQAKEVLLAHSVVLQARDDEIQTLKEELHSQQKELESLREEVRPFRNTPGKPGYRSLESELATVHQEKDSLTQQLLNTIKHKVVLSQELDAWQEDMRVVINQQVQHLEEERLREQRQEKAREKTTGLQRSKSLRMRGEGGKGFFSSLFGTNS from the exons ATGTTCTCCCCAAGGAAAAACAGCCTTCCCTCCCCAAGCCTAGAAGATTCCTTCTTCCCTCTTTCCCCATCCTCCTCTCATTCTGTTTCCCTCGCTCTCGCGTCTACATCCTCTCATCTCTCGGGTGAGGTTGACGGCGGAGGGGGAATAGAGACAGACCTCTTCCTAGCCGCAGAGCTAGGCCAGGCTTTACTGGACAAGAATGAGGAGCTAGCGGCTACtctgcagcagagggagagggagttggAG ACTTTAAAGCAGGAGAAGCACGTTCTGCAGAGGAAGCTGGAGATGAATGAGCTGGCATCCGGGCAGAGAGAGTCGGAGTTGACATCTGACTTAGCCACCTTGCGGGCTGAGCTGGAGCGTCATCACAGCCAAGGGCGAGACCGAAGAAGGGATGACAGCGAACAGCTGACCCAGCTAGCCAGTCACAACCAACGTTTAGTGGAGCAGCTAGCAGAG GCTGTCACTCTGGAGCATTCCTTGAGAACTGAGCTTCGTTCTCTCAGAGAAGAGATGGAAGAGTCATCTTTTAACAGAAATATCAGTTACACACAACTAGAGAACATACAAGCAGAG AATAAGGTTTTGCAGGAGCGCATGTCCCACATGGAGAAACAGCTGAGAGCATCACAAGAGGACACTGACAGACTGAGATCAGAGAGGGAGGCATTGAGAGAAAAACTGATGGAAGTGCAGGCCAAACTGAGAGAAAAAGAAACAGAG ATTGAGCAGGAGCAGGGAGTGGTGTTTGAGTTGCGTACGTTGAATCGCTCTCTACAGCAAAAAGCTCTGGGCCTGGGAGAAGAGAGCGTCTtggagaatacacacacacaacctctatCTCTGCTTAGTGAAATTCAGCAATCGCAG gctaaagaggtTCTTCTAGCTCATTCTGTGGTCCTCCAAGCAAGAGATGACGAGATACAGACGCTCAAAGAGGAG CTGCATTCTCAACAGAAGGAGCTCGAGTCTTTGAGGGAGGAAGTCAGACCATTTAGAAACACCCCGGGGAAACCGGGCTACAG GTCCCTGGAGAGTGAGTTGGCAACGGTGCACCAGGAGAAGGACTCACTGACACAGCAACTCCTCAACACCATCAAACACAAGGTGGTGCTGTCCCAAGAACTGGATGCCTGgcag GAGGATATGCGGGTGGTGATCAATCAACAAGTGCAACACCTAGAAGAGGAAAGACTGAGGGAACAGCGgcaagagaaagcgagagaaaaaACAACAGGGCTTCAAAGAAGCAAGTCTTTGAGGATGAGGGGCGAAGGAGGGAAGGGATTCTTCTCCTCTCTGTTCGGGACAAACAGCTAA